The Pueribacillus theae nucleotide sequence ATGGTTTGAATGGAACCGTACAATCTAATTAAAGACGCAATCATCACAGGCAAGTTTGAACCCGGGAAAAGATTAACCGAAGAGGCGCTAGCCGAAGAATTCAATGTCAGCCGGACACCGATTCGCGAAGCAATTAAACAGTTGGAAAATGATGGCTTAGTCACTCCCCTTAAACGCGGGGTCATTGTTCGAACATTTACAAGAAATGATATTAGCCAAATCTATGATTTGCGGGCTCTATTAGAAGGCCACGTTGCGAGCGAAGCAGCTTTTCACCGCACAAGCGAAGACTTGCAAAAAATGGAAGAGTCTAATCAGCTCTATAAAAATGCTGTTGATCAATATGTTGATTCAGACATTTCCAGTATTAAAAAAATTCTTCAAGCCAATAAACAATTTCATGGAGCAATCCTAGCAGCTACGAGAAATGAACACTTACGTTTCCATTTGTCCAAGGTAGTTGTCCTTCCACTCGTTTTCCGATCGTTCTACTGGTACAATGAAAGGCAGCTTTACCGCTCATATAACGTTCATAACACAATCTTAGAAGCCATCCGCAATCAAGAGTTTGCACGAGCAAAAATCGCCATGCAAGAACATGTCTTTTCGGCAAGGGATCATGTGCTAGAGCATTTGGAAACTCATTCCATAGATTAAGTGAAGGGAGAATCTTTATGATTCAAATTTGTGAAGTTGGACCGCGCGATGGTATACAAAATGAGAAAAAAATTTTAACAACAGAACAAAAAGTCGAGTTGATTTCCAAGTTAATAGATGCAGGGATTAAAAAGTTTGAAGCCGTTTCATTTGTAAATCCAAAGGTAGTCCCACAAATGGCAGATGCGGAAGAAGTTATGAAACTTGTACCAAAGGTGAATGGCGTAACTTATGCCGGGCTCGTTTTAAGCCGTTCTGGCCTTGAACGGGCACTGGAAACAAGTGTTGACGCCCTGCACGTCGTCACAGCAACAAGCGACGAATTTAATTTGAAAAATTCAAGAAGAACGGTTAATCAGGCAGTGGAAGAATTAACGAAAGTGGCTGAAGAAGGTGTGGCGGCAGGCAAAAAAGTTGCAGCTGTATTGGCAACTGCTTTTGGATGCCCTTTTGAAGGAAACGTTCCTGTTGAACGTGTAATAAAAGCGGCTGAAGCATTTCTTCAAGCCGGCGCAACAGAATTAACGTTGGCAGACACAACCGGTATGGCAAATCCGGCCCAAGTTGCCGATGTCGTTAAAACGTTTAAAAACCATTTCGGCGATCTTGATCTTGGTCTCCATTTTCATAACACAAGAGGCCTGGGCTTAGCAAACGCTTTAGCTGGCTACCAAGCTGGCGTTACCCGTTTTGATTCATCGATTGCAGGCCTTGGCGGCTGCCCGTTCGCGCCAAAAGCGGTTGGCAATGTTTGTACAGAAGATATGGTACACATGTTTGAACAAATGGGCCTTGAGACGGGTACGGATTTGGATAAGCTCATTGAGACAGCTTTATGGATGGAAGAACAAATGGGAAGAACGCTTGATGGAATGATGATGAAAGCCGGAGAGGCTTGATCTCGTGAATCAAAAATAAGAGGCAGGGATACAGAATTTAAAAGGACAGCATTTTTGAACTGCCCCCTGTCAAGTAGACAGTGGAAATAGTAAAAATGGGGTACGGCAAGAATTCCTTCTTTTTCGAGCCACTCACAAAGAAGCCAGGGAAAATTCAACAAAATATATTGAATTTTCCCTGACTATTTCTGTTTTAACTGACCGTTTCTAATTGAAAAGGAGACACAGGAATATCAAATTCAAGATCCGGTGGACAACTATCAGAGTCTAACCGATACTTTCCAAAACGATTTACATGAAATGTAAGATATGGACTAAGTTCAGATAGCACATCTTCATCCAATTGATTACCTTCTTGCATATATTCATGAAGGATATGAGTGAGCTGATCTGTTTTCATGGTTTATCATTTCTAATGTCCACAAACGAGAAAAACTCCTTATAATTAGGTTTGGTGATCCTGTTCAAATCACTAATTATAAGGAGTAACTGTATGAACGCCCCACTTAATTTTAATCAATATACAGAACCACTAAAATCGCTAGGAGGTGCAAACGATAGATAGTAGAGTTCATTTTTATCTAAATTATTTATACCTCCTCCCCCTGTACTATTCCCTGATATAACTATCGTTTGTTTTGCTAC carries:
- a CDS encoding GntR family transcriptional regulator; this translates as MEPYNLIKDAIITGKFEPGKRLTEEALAEEFNVSRTPIREAIKQLENDGLVTPLKRGVIVRTFTRNDISQIYDLRALLEGHVASEAAFHRTSEDLQKMEESNQLYKNAVDQYVDSDISSIKKILQANKQFHGAILAATRNEHLRFHLSKVVVLPLVFRSFYWYNERQLYRSYNVHNTILEAIRNQEFARAKIAMQEHVFSARDHVLEHLETHSID
- a CDS encoding Tn3 family transposase gives rise to the protein MKTDQLTHILHEYMQEGNQLDEDVLSELSPYLTFHVNRFGKYRLDSDSCPPDLEFDIPVSPFQLETVS
- a CDS encoding hydroxymethylglutaryl-CoA lyase is translated as MIQICEVGPRDGIQNEKKILTTEQKVELISKLIDAGIKKFEAVSFVNPKVVPQMADAEEVMKLVPKVNGVTYAGLVLSRSGLERALETSVDALHVVTATSDEFNLKNSRRTVNQAVEELTKVAEEGVAAGKKVAAVLATAFGCPFEGNVPVERVIKAAEAFLQAGATELTLADTTGMANPAQVADVVKTFKNHFGDLDLGLHFHNTRGLGLANALAGYQAGVTRFDSSIAGLGGCPFAPKAVGNVCTEDMVHMFEQMGLETGTDLDKLIETALWMEEQMGRTLDGMMMKAGEA